Genomic DNA from Salvia miltiorrhiza cultivar Shanhuang (shh) chromosome 1, IMPLAD_Smil_shh, whole genome shotgun sequence:
TGATATGTTAGATTAAGCAAAATCGACACACAaaatttagagggtgtttggctgagcttatatgctcctcaaaacagcttataagctgtttaggtgCTTATAAGCTTctccaaagtgtttggcaaaataagctctcaAACCGCTTTTAAgttccaaaaataagctccaagagcttataagctcccaaaaaaataagttgggtaagttcctctaccccaacttatttttttataatcccatatgcaacaatcattttacaaatatttttcaactataatttattattttcattatatattattcaagtctatttttcttcgattttctctctctaacaaaaaattctctctctaacttataagctcaattatccaaacactttgacagcttataagctcttaaaaattagatcttataagctccaagagcttataagctctttaaaataagcttagccaaacaccctcttagtctttattctttatctaagtGAATTACGGGAATACAAGTGCCCATCCTTTTTATAGTAAAATACTTCTTCGAATATACAATCTAATTTTTCTACCTAATTATCTATAGCATGTGCATTATTTAGAGtatcaatttgaatttataatttgttaatatggatatacatatataatcaaataaaaggCCATTCAAATTTAGTTTTAATAATTGCTCGttagtttttataatatattagtggatttatttgaattttttgaatGAGTTAATGTGTAAGTGAGATAGTGGGGTGAGTgggatataatttatttgtaaccttcatgttgaatatattttcaaaattgccattcaaatcaatttcaaattaatttgaaatcaatttggaACTGAGAActtcctttttaatatagtatagatataaaTTTGTACGTTTTACAATATTATAATATTGTAATattgtaattaatttattttacgaTCATTTTTAACAATTAAAAATGATCGACAACATCATCATTTTGTAGAAACATATCATCTTATGAGTCTCATCCATTTTTGGgtgatcgaaaaaaaaaatccaagctGTTAATTTTACAATAAACTAAAAAATGGTGATCGATATTATTAGAAGATTAAAAAATCATGTTAAAATTGTAAAGCGATAAGAGTATATGACATGCGTGAGCGTCAAACTCAAACTCCTTCATCACCATTCACTACCACTTTTCAAACCCAAAATTCCTTCCTAAATTTTCCACATCAATGGCTGCTTCCATTTGCATTTCCCGCCACCCAATCCGAGCACCGCTCTCCGACTTATTCCCCCCAAACACAGTCCTCCTCCGCTTCACAAACCTCAGAACCGCCGCCGTCCGGTGCTCCCTCCGACGTCCGGACTACGTCCCCAACCACATCCCGGACCCCAGCTACGTCCGCGTCTTCGACACCACCCTTCGCGATGGCGAGCAGTCCCCCGGCGCCACCATGACCGCCGAGGAGAAGCTCGGCATCGCCCGCCAGCTCGCCCGCCTCGGCGTCGACGTAATCGAGGCCGGATTCCCCGCCTCCTCCTCCGCGGACTTCGACGCCGTTAGGATGATCGCCGCCGAGGTCGGGAGCGCCGACGCCGATCACGTCCCTGTCATCTGCGGCCTCGCGAGGTGCAACGAGAGGGACATCGCGATGGCGTGGGAGGCCGTTAAGGACGCGAAGAAGCCGCGGATCCACACGTTCATCGCCACCAGTGAAATCCACATGAACTACAAGTTGAAGATGACGCCGCAGCAGGTCGTTGATAAGGCTAGGTCTATGGTGGCTTATGCCCGGAGCTTGGGCTGCGACGACGTCGAATTTAGCCCCGAGGATGCCGGAAGGTATGCCCGCCGTAATTTCGTCATTATCTCGTGCCAAAAAAATAGTATTCCGGAATATGATCAAACTATGTGGTTGTGAAGAAACgtgatttttattattattattattattcttttttttttaagtttctgGTCTGGACAATGACACTGCATATTctgggatgagatccagtgtcccacaattttatgtgtgccactatgtcccattcttatatctattattttaaaaatatttttttataaaaataaaatttattatgatactatgaattatatttaaacATCTTTACCTTCCAAACTATGGGTAGCTGCTGAAAAAACCATAGGCCTTGTTAATTGTTATGATTTCTTCACCTTTTATGTGTGCCACTATGTCCcattcttatatctattattttaaaaatatttttttataaaaataaaatttattatgatactatgaattatatttaaacATCTTTACCTTCCAAACTATGGGTAGCTGCTGAAAAAACCATAGGCCTTGTTAATTGTTATGATTTCTTCACCTTCTTTCGGGAGTGTGTGTTGGCTGTGATAATCAAGTGGAGTGTGGACCCCTTGTGGACGACGATGGTGGGGTGGAAGCAAATGTTATCTTGATTCCAATTAAAAGAACAGAgaattttggaaagaaaagaaTCCGAGTCACTAGTGTTTTTTGTGGTGTGGGATGGTCCATCGTCATAAAAAGAGTTAAGCGACAAAGTTGACATCGTTCACCATGTTTATAGGTCTACTACATTTATTTTCATAGCATAAGGATAACTCCAAGTGGATTGTGAATAGTCAATTTCAAGAGCCTGTATGTCAATTCCCAGGAAATGTTTTGTGTGGACCAGCATGTCTTCCTTTTCCTTTAATTTTGATACAAATATGTACCTCAAGCAGTGTGAAAgttaatgaatttttatttaattttttcctAAGCTGTGCCAATTCAGAGAATAGTTGAATTTGATTCTACTGTGTCCGGTAAATGCCCACCTATTGTTGCAGACTTTTAGAAACCATTTTGTGTTGCTTGCCCACGTACCATGCAGAAAGATTGGGTTAGATGCTTACTCACAACAATGGACTTGTTTGTCGGAAGTCTTTTACTTAACATGACGAGGAATTAATGTATTGTTTGCATCACACTAATAACTAATAAGGTTAAGGCATCTTCCGCATAGAATTTTCACCTTTCGCCCTCTCTCACAGATCAGACAGAGAGTTTCTTTATACAATTCTGGGAGAAGTAATAAGGGCAGGAGCAACAACTCTTAATATTCCTGATACAGTTGGCTATACTTTGCCCACTGAATTTGGTCAACTGATTGCTGATATAAAAGCCAACACCCCTGGAATCGAAAATGTGATAATTTCAACACACTGTCAGAATGACCTTGGACTTTCTACTGCTAATACCTTAGCGGTATGCATTTATTTCCTTGCTATGAGTACTATGTCCAAGTTCATGTTGTAACCAAGCTGGAGCTTGTCTGATTACAGGGGGCACACGCTGGTGCAAGGCAAGTAGAGGTGACGATTAACGGCATTGGTGAAAGAGCTGGAAATGCCTCGTTAGAGGAGGTGAGCTTCTTTTGTTTGTAAATTAGTTTTCTTCCTCTCCTTTCATTTTGATGAGTCTGAGACATAGTTAATGGGATCCTTGTGGTACACTTGTGACTAAACATAATGCTATTTCACCATTTCATTCTCCACCTAGTTTACCAAAGTGCTCGTGTCTTCTACGTGGCTTAAAATGGCTTGAAGCTCCTCCTGACCAAAGTACTTCACATGTTCTCATGCATGTAACAAAACATCCATTCTATCATACACAAAGCACTGTATGAGTTTTGGCTACAAATATATCATATGTGATGTAATAACCA
This window encodes:
- the LOC130997644 gene encoding 2-isopropylmalate synthase A-like isoform X2: MAASICISRHPIRAPLSDLFPPNTVLLRFTNLRTAAVRCSLRRPDYVPNHIPDPSYVRVFDTTLRDGEQSPGATMTAEEKLGIARQLARLGVDVIEAGFPASSSADFDAVRMIAAEVGSADADHVPVICGLARCNERDIAMAWEAVKDAKKPRIHTFIATSEIHMNYKLKMTPQQVVDKARSMVAYARSLGCDDVEFSPEDAGRSDREFLYTILGEVIRAGATTLNIPDTVGYTLPTEFGQLIADIKANTPGIENVIISTHCQNDLGLSTANTLAGAHAGARQVEVTINGIGERAGNASLEEVVMALKCRGEQLLDGLYTGINTQHLIMASKMVEEYSGLRIQPHKAIVGANAFAHESGIHQDGMLKNKNTYEIISPEDIGLIRSNESGIVLGKLSGRHALKAKMLELGYDIDGKELDGLFTRFKTVAGNKKAITDDDLIALVSDEIFQPQIVWKLVDIQVTCGTLGLSTATVKLAGVNGDEHIACSVGTGPVDAAYKAVDLIVKVPVMLVEYSMNAVAEGIDAIATTRVLIRRDDAATLDGVAASRAFSGTGAAMDIVISSVRAYIGALNKMLGFQARSKAEATNQVESFPLR